From the genome of Trichosurus vulpecula isolate mTriVul1 chromosome 6, mTriVul1.pri, whole genome shotgun sequence:
TGTATCGTATCTTTTCAGAGATGaacataaaaatgttaatactATTGAATAGCCGTATATTGCATATGCTTTGCCCTTCTAACCCTAGCCCATTTCAGTATTTGGATTTTGCTGACAATCTTTTCACAGAGAGTCTTTTCCAAGATTGTGATAACTTAAACCTCTTGCAAACGcttattttacaaaagaacaaatttaaacaCCTTTCCCAGATAGCTCAAATGGCAGAGAAAATGAAGTCTCTGAAACATCTGGACTTAAGCCAGAATTCTATCAGTTATGATGATAATGAAAACTGCAATTGGACTGAAAGTCTGTTGATCTTAAATTTGTCATCCAATGAGCTCACTGACTCTGTCTTCAGATGTTTACCTCCCAATATCATAGTGCTTGATCTACATAGAAACAATATCAGGAGCATCCCTAAACATATGTCCAACCTGGAAACTTTGCAAGAGCTAAATATTGCTTTTAATTCTTTAGCTGATCTTCCAGGGTGCAGTACTTTTAGTAGCCTTTCTGTACTGGTAGTCAGAAATAATTCAGTTTCCAGCCCATCTGCTCACTTCTTCAATAGCTGTCAGAATATTAAATCACTACAAGCAGGAGACAACCCATTCCAATGTACCTGTGAGCTAAGAGAATTTAGAGAAAACATAGCCACATTATCAAACAAAGTGGTACATGGATGGCCGCATTCATATACGTGTACCTTTCCAGATAGCTATAAGGGGACACAGTTAAAGGATTTTCACTTGTCTTCCTTCTCGTGTAATTTAGTTCTGTTGGTTATCACTGTTGTGATGATTGCCTTAGTTCTGGTGATTGTTACAACTTTTTTGTGCATCCACTTTGACTTCCTATGGTATCTGAGGATGATATCTCAGTGGACTCAGACACGACACAGAGCTAGGAACATCCCCGTAGACAAACTTGAAAGAACGTTCCAGTTTCATGCTTTTATTTCATACAGTGAACTGGACTCTGCCTGGGTGAAGCATGAGCTGCTTCCAAACCTAGAGGGTGAAGACCTAAGGATTTGCCTTCATGAGAGAAACTTTGTCCCTGGAAAGAGTATTGTTGAAAACATTATAAACTGTATAGAGAAAAGCCACAAGTCCATCTTTATTTTGTCCCCCAACTTCATTCAGAGTGAGTGGTGCCATTATGAGCTTTACTTCGCTCACCACAAACTTTTTCATGAAGGTTCATGTAACTTAATCCTCATCTTACTGGAACCAATCCCACAGGATGGCATTCCTGCCCGGTATCACAAGCTGAAAGCTCTCATGGCACAGAGAACTTATTTGGAATGGCCCAAGGAGAAGAGTAAGCAAGTGCTCTTTTGGGCCAACATCAGAGCAGCATTTAATGTGAAATTAGCATTAGTTAAAGAAGATGATGACAtttagataatttaaaatttttcattatgtaaaattatcatgaataaaatatattgtgtatCTACTTAATTGTGTGACTTGCTTGGTATTTTTATGTCCATAGCAATATTATAATTGATTTCACCTTGTTTATTTAGTTTAATGAGGTTGAACTGGACCTATGATCTAAGAGATTTAGAGAACTCCATCTGCATGTTGTCTGGGGGCACTTGGAGACTAAGCAACTGGGTTGTGGTCACACAGTATttttcagagatgggacttgaatctaggttctCCTATCTCTtaggctctctatctactacacaatGTTTCCCCTGAGATTTcatttaatactttaaaaagtcTGTGGTTTTGATAGTGTGAGTAATACTGTTTCTGCTGGTGCAGATTCCAACTCTACCATGCTTGATATGTATgacttttctgtatttttcataAAGCCTTCAAAGTATATACCCAGAAGgccttctaatttttcttttagtgTCTGGGGACACCAGTGTGTCACCAACAGTGTATATTCAGTGTCTGTTATCCTCACTCCATGATACATCCACCTCCTTTTTCACTCAAACATATCTTGAGTAGAGTATTTTATGTAGCTTCTTATAGATAAGTTATCATAAGTAACATGCTCCAGCCTCCTAAAAGTCaccatgcatctttccattgtcctttgggtcaaTTGCTGTGTTTCTTTCGTAATTATTTCATAATTTGCAGTTATgattcaggaaggtctgggtttaCATTCAGTCTCTGAaactaactatgtgaccatgggcaggtcactgaacttctctgaaaTGGAATTATCTGCAAAAGGGGATAATAAAGTCACTACTCTGGCTTCAGAGTGTAGTTGTGAGGCTTAAGTAAgatttatgtaaagcattttggaaaccttaaagtgctctctctgtctctatatgtctctatctctgtctctctttctatgtGTCTCTATCAATAGCaagtcaaatgagatcatgtgtatgtagtagtagtagtagtagtagtagcagcagtagtagtagtagtagtagttgtaagagacagaatttgaactcaggtcttcttgattctaagtcctCCACCCTGGCCAAGTTCATCAATAATAAATGTACTTAAAAGTATGAATAAGGAgtacaacaatgtcaaaacacctgtgggcaaaacctcaaaggaaaatgggaagtggtctcaagcctagaaagaacttatggaatagctcaaaaaggagctttaaaatcatatgagagatagaagaaaaatagggaaaaaaatgagaatgatgcaagagaaatatgaaaaaagagtcaaaactTTGGAAAAGGAACACcgttgcttaaaaagtagaattggctaaatggaaaaggagatataaaaatccactgaagaaaacaattccttaaaaagtacaattagccaaatggaaaagaaagtacaaaagataatttaaaactaCACCTTAGaagtcagaattgggcaagtggaagctaatgactctatgaaacaacAAGAATctatcaaacaaaatcaaaagaatagaaaaatgaaagaaaatataaaatacctcatgggcaaaaaaaagtgacctggaaaatagatctgagagagacaatatcagaatcattggactatgtGAAAGCTGTattcaaaaggaggacctggacagcaactttcaagaaattatcaagaaatccAGCCCtcatgtcctggaaccagagggcaaaataggcattgaaagaatccaccactgacctcaggaaagagatcccaaaataaaaactccaaggaacattgtagccaaattttagaactatcaggtcaagggaaaaatactacaagtgtccagaaagaaacaattcaaatattggcgagtcacaatcaggattatacagtacttggcagctgcaacattaaaggaccaGAGATcctggaacatgatattctggaaggcaaagaatctaggactacaaccaagaatcacttgcctggaaaaattaagcataatacatcaagggaaaaatggtcattcagcaGAATAgagggatttcaagctttcataagatcagaagtaaaccaaaaatttgacctccaatatcaagacccaagagaagcataaagaggtacaagggggaaagaaaacataggggattcaatggagctggaCTATTTGATGATACTGGTAATTCTTGAAAATTGcatcactaatagtacagctggAAAGAATATACATGAGCAGAAGGTATGAGTATAAGGTGAATTGGAGGGAATggcataaaaaaatttaaaggatgagaaagcagAGTGGAATGGGtgcagaggaaaaggagaggaggaatgggataaattatttcacatgaagagacacTAAGGACCTATTTCAGGAGGGGAAAATTGGAGAGAGGGCAAAGAGCAGCacttgaaccttgctctcatcagtactaactcaaagagggaataatatacagattcagttaaatatagaaatctatcttacccaacaagtaagtaggaggggaagagatcaagtaaggggggagggtaggaacTGACCGAAGGAAGGGCAAATCAGAGGAGTTGGTGGACAGAAGCAATACgctgatgaggagggaaagggcaaacagagaggacaaacaagaggaagaataggatgcagggaaatacacagtaatcacaaCTGAATgggaatgagatgaactctcctaaaaatagaaatagatagcagaatggatcaaaaaccagaatcctatgatatgttgtttacaagaaacacacttgaagcaaagagagacacacacacacacagagtaaaggtaaggggctggagcaaaatctattatgcttcaattgaaataaaaaataggcaggggtagcaatcttgattTTAGGAAGAGTAAAagtaaaaacagatctaattaaaagagatagggaaactacatcttgctaaaaggtaccatagacaatgaagcaatatcaatatgaaacatatatggatgaagtggtatagcatccaaattcttaaaggagaagttaaatgagttacaggaagaaatagcaaaactatactattgGGGGATCTCAACTGtctcctctcagaacttgataaatccagccaaaaataagaaagaaactaaggaggtagatagaatattagaaaagttagatatgacagactttGGAGAAAACGGaataggaacagaaaggaatatacttttttctcagcaaaagatggcacctacacaaaaattgaccatgtaataGAGcctaaaaacctcaaaatcaaatgtgaaaaggcagaaatagtaaatgtattcttttcagatcataatacaaCACATTCAGCAAAGGATGGTGGAAAtctagattaaaaattaattggaaactaaataatctaatcctaaagaacaagtgggtcaaagaacaaattgaacaaaccattaaagaactccctaggaaaaaaatccccagggtcggatgggttcacaagtgaattctaccaaacatttaaagtacaattaattctaatactatgtaaactatttggaaaaataggcaaagaaggagtcttgCCAAGCTCCTTTTATGActcaaatatggtactaatacctaaaccaaaaagagctaaaacagaaaaagaaaattatagaccaatttccctagtgaaaatcaatgcaaaaattttgaacaaaacaCTAGCAAGGCAATTACAGCAATACGTTACAAGgattatgaccaggtgggatttataccaggaaggcaaagttagttcaatattaggaaaactatcaataaaattgaccatatcaatgataaaaccaacagaaatcatacgattatctcaatagaagctgaaaaaacttttgacaaaatatagtacctgttcctattaaaaacagtagacaacataggaataaagggagtgttccttaaaatgataagcagtattgatctaaaaccatcagcaagcattatctgtaatggggataaggcagaaaccttcccaataagatcaggggtgaagcaagggtgcccattattaccactattattcaatatagtactagaaatgttagctatagcaataagagaagataaagaaattgaaggaattagaataggcaataaggaaacaaaactataaccctttacagatgatatgatggtatgcttcAAGAACCCTAGAacatcaactaaaaaattacttgaaataattaacaacttcaggaaaattgcaggatataagataaacctacataaatcatcagcatttctttatatgaccaacagAGCCCAGCAGGAGGAGAcagaaatttgatttaaaataactataaagaggataaacaataaaaaaattaggagtcttcctgccaagacaaacccaggaactatgaatacaactaaaaaatactttttacacaaataacgtcagatctaaacaattggaaaaatatcgatcactcatgggtaggctgagctaatataataaaaaggacaattctacctaaactaatttaccaATTCAGTGCAATaccatagagctagaaaaaataataaaattcatttggaagaacaaaaggtcaaaaattgcaagggaattaatgaaaaaaaatacaaaggaaggtgatctagcaataccagatctcaaactgtattataaagcagtaataatTGAAActatctggcactggctaagaaatagagtggtggatcagtggaatagattaggtacacagtggtcaatgactatagtaacctagtgtttgataaacccaaagaacccagcttttggcataagaactcactatttgacaaaaactgctgagaaaactggaaaataacaggacacaaactaggtatagaccagcatctcacaccatataccaagatagggccaaaatgggtgcatgatttagacataaagggtgacaccataagcgaattagaagagcaagggatagtgtacctgttagatctatgaagaggagaagaatttgtgaccaagagatagagaacattatgaaatgcaaaatagataattttgattatattaaattaaaaagcttttgtacaaacaaaatgaatgcacccaagattagaaggaaagcagaaagctgggaaagaatctttacagcaagtgtctctggtaaaggcctcatttctcaaatatatagagaactgagttaaatttataagaatacaagccatttctcaattgataaatgggcaaagAGTATAAATacgcagttttcagataaagaaattaaagctatctaaaggcatatgaagaagtgctctaaatcacttttgattagagaaatgcaaattaaaacaactctgagataccacctcacacctatcagattggctactatgacaaaaaaagaaaaatgataaatgtcgaagagaatgtgggaaaattgggacactgatgcactattggtggacttgtgaaatgatccaaccattctggggagcaatttgaaactatgcccaaagggcaatcaaactgtgaataccctttgatccagcaataccactagtagatctgtattccaaagagatcatcagaaaggggaaaaggcctacatgtgcaaaaatatttatagtagcccttttcatggtggcaaaatattggaaactgaggggatgcccatcaaatggggaatgactgaataagctgtggtatatgaatgtaatggaatgctattgtgcaataagacatgataaacaggcagatttcagaaaatcctggaaagatatgtatgaactgaggcaaagagaaatgagcaagagcaggaaaacattgtacatagtactAGCAACGTTgtgtgatccaagacaagtacaaaggtctcaggaaggaaaatgatatccatatccagatgaagaactgatggactctgaatgcagattgaagcatattttccccccacttactttattctttcttatggtttttaaaaatctctttcttctttcacaactttgACTAATATGTAAACATGTTTTTtaacatgatagcacatgtgtaacctatatcaaactgcctaccattttcagaagaggggaagcgagggagggaagacaaaatttggaactcaaaatcttgtaaaaatgaatgctaaaaattttcttgacatgtaactggaaaaaatactattaaacttttttaaaaatatgaattaaggAGGCAGTTCCAGTACAGTGGAGAGGAGGAGGTTTacccttggagtcaagaagatctgtgtTTAAGTCCTTCCTTTGACTTGTACTAGCTGTGCCTCTAGATGTTCCTGGCAATTGTCTAACACTTAGATTATAGAAGAATGCCCAAGAGTATCAATGGATGAAGTTATCATAGCAGAAGGTCCTCACAGAGATGAAATCACAGTTTGggtccaaaaaacaaacaaaaatgtcacAAATAACCAAGcagacaaaactaaaaaaaagacatCTATGTGTAGTTCCTACTTCTTGCTACACTATATTCATGGAAAGCCGCAAGCAtactaaacaggaaaaaaattgttttaccttATTTGTTCACCACTTTCCAGAGaaattttatattgtctttggAAGTACCTCCTCGCCTTTTTCATTGCTGCTGGATTAGATTTATACATCTGCAAAGGAAAATGTTGACAGTATTGTCTTAGAATCACACAATTTAAGGCTCAGAGAAGGCTTCAGATGTCATTGAGTCCAACTTTCTAACCCACATCAGATTTGTTTTTATTACCTCTCTGGCTgctggtcatctagcctctgtttGGATGAAGAGAAAATGAGCTTACTACTTCCCAAAGCtatccattctatttttggatactatttattattagaaaattcttccttatatGAACTAAAATCTGCTTCCTTGAAGCTTTTATCCACTTCTCCTAGTTCAGCCTCCCACAACTATATGGAATAAATCTTGTGTTCTTCCCACTACAgaatccttcaaatatttcaaagaagCATATCATTTCAAGTAACCTGATCCTAATTCATTcgacaaacatttagtaagtactaTTAGGcctgaggcactgtgctaagacatTGGAGATAAAcagaccttttttttaaatcatagatcttgccctcaaagagttttcaATCTACTAAGCTGGGTATGTGTTGGAGGAGGGGTAAAGGGAGAGACTACAGCAtatattcaaaaagaaatataatctaAGGTAGAGAATGATTAGGGAAAAGAGAGGTCCAGACTAAATGCTTTAGGAAGATGGAGGAAAAGATCAGCTTGGGGATCATTGACTAGGGGATGCTTGGTGGGAAGAGAGAGTGTCAAGTAAAGATTCCTAATTCCTCCTACTATTTCTCATCATTCTCCCACCATAATCATCCTCCCTTAGGCACTCTCTATTTTCTCTCTGGTCCTCATAtaatatggtgcccagaactgaacacaaaccCTCAGGGATGGTCTGATCAGTTTAGAATACCCCAGAACCATTCCTTCTATTGTTTATTGTCCTGGACACTGTACTTCACACTGTATTTCTATCAACATAGTCTAATGATATTAGGAAATACAATAGcttatagttacaaattgctttacataCCTTCACTCGATCAAATGTCATTTGCAATGTTGTCACACACTACCGACTCATTGAATTTTCGTTATGTTAAACCCTCAAATCTTTTTTAATATAAACTGCTAACCAGGCTAGGTTTCCCTCAGTCTGTACTTAAGCAGtgaatattttgaatttatgtaaaggaagggcagctaggtggtgcagtggatagagcactgggcctagagttaggaagactcatctttgtgagttcgaatctg
Proteins encoded in this window:
- the TLR6 gene encoding LOW QUALITY PROTEIN: toll-like receptor 6 (The sequence of the model RefSeq protein was modified relative to this genomic sequence to represent the inferred CDS: inserted 2 bases in 1 codon), yielding MTVTLKDVHGNTMANXPPIIRTFRFVYIFMLILGSRIQHSLENAFVGNYSNNFLRHVPRLLSSKTTVLDLSLNNIAELQIEDFKPLPKLRVLKLSHNRIQYLDISVFKFNQDLEYLDLSHNKLWKISCHPLLNLTYLDLSFNEFKDLPICEEFANMSQLDFLGLSTTSIQKSDLLPIHHLNLSNILLDLERFYGKKDKLESLPVLSTKVLQIIFPPNRAFFVQLNMSVSNLRSLELTNINLDNNNCFIFAGFLSEVINNSRFLNLTLYHVETTWKCFVEILQFLWQKPIEYLYIYNLTLVGKIDHETFTYNETSLKGLKIELFTIKVYIFSQPDLYRIFSEMNIKMLILLNSRILHMLCPSNPSPFQYLDFADNLFTESLFQDCDNLNLLQTLILQKNKFKHLSQIAQMAEKMKSLKHLDLSQNSISYDDNENCNWTESLLILNLSSNELTDSVFRCLPPNIIVLDLHRNNIRSIPKHMSNLETLQELNIAFNSLADLPGCSTFSSLSVLVVRNNSVSSPSAHFFNSCQNIKSLQAGDNPFQCTCELREFRENIATLSNKVVHGWPHSYTCTFPDSYKGTQLKDFHLSSFSCNLVLLVITVVMIALVLVIVTTFLCIHFDFLWYLRMISQWTQTRHRARNIPVDKLERTFQFHAFISYSELDSAWVKHELLPNLEGEDLRICLHERNFVPGKSIVENIINCIEKSHKSIFILSPNFIQSEWCHYELYFAHHKLFHEGSCNLILILLEPIPQDGIPARYHKLKALMAQRTYLEWPKEKSKQVLFWANIRAAFNVKLALVKEDDDI